In Candidatus Omnitrophota bacterium, a single window of DNA contains:
- a CDS encoding response regulator: MSKKRILIIDDEAGFTKLVKLNLEDQGVYEVRTENMGSQGLAAARAFRPDLILLDVVMPDADGAQLASEFKEDLDLKDIPIIFLTAVVSREEVSEQQGLIGGQIFIAKPASPEELISMIQRELGEQAGAG, from the coding sequence GTGAGTAAAAAACGGATTCTGATTATTGACGACGAGGCAGGATTTACGAAACTTGTGAAGTTAAATCTCGAGGACCAAGGAGTCTATGAGGTAAGGACGGAGAACATGGGGTCTCAGGGTTTGGCTGCTGCCCGCGCGTTCCGGCCTGATCTTATTTTGTTGGATGTTGTGATGCCGGATGCGGATGGCGCTCAGCTTGCCAGTGAATTCAAGGAGGATTTGGATCTGAAGGATATTCCGATCATATTCTTGACCGCCGTGGTTTCTCGCGAAGAGGTATCTGAGCAGCAAGGTCTTATCGGCGGACAGATTTTTATCGCCAAACCAGCCTCCCCCGAGGAGCTTATTTCGATGATACAGAGGGAGCTTGGGGAGCAGGCGGGAGCAGGATAA
- a CDS encoding PAS domain S-box protein, which yields MIDSVIGSMSPYVWPLVIVSFLLFILALNTVVRERVSQESLAFLLLSLVVVTWMLPWIAVFSTDDQQTALSWIKVSNLGLIFLPTAFYLFTMSIVRTIQRKRLFIWITCGSSGLFCLLAVTTDWFMRGLQRYSWGYYPQYGHLGSVYLVFLIVVMLFSYFAYRKAYKKAPSVTAQNRFRDFSAAFGIACFGMVDLLPACGVSIYPVGYLAVFGFTIIAATAIRRYRLVDIATSFTVDHILTTVTDALIVVDKEGVIRVVNKAACNLLNRSADAIVGIAISHCRLVCIAVEGLEALILEGGSKVYEASLPAESGGICELGVSASVMNDHTGKPVAVIYLARDITAKKEAEEKLRRVNSELRRKEKTLEDLIDDLRRSNEELWSAQLEWIRAAKLESVGRLAAGVAHEIKNGLGAIEMGMAYLGPRVEPLGKEMTEVVKQIDFASKQVTSVVRGLLAFSSPRELEETAENINLVLEEALGLIAHEIMRERVHVLRELDNNLPLFNMDKTQVVQVFMNIFLNAIHAMPKEGTLRIRTLSRQGQKDDKRLGSCPGEERKEVVVVEVEDTGTGVPEDKLNKIFDPFFTTKPEGKGTGLGLTVSQTIMETHGGSLHIANREEGGARVTLVFPTVRAGHN from the coding sequence ATGATTGACTCTGTTATCGGCAGCATGAGTCCGTATGTTTGGCCTCTCGTGATCGTTAGTTTTCTACTCTTTATTCTCGCACTGAACACTGTCGTTCGGGAACGCGTCTCTCAAGAGAGCTTGGCTTTTCTGTTACTGAGTTTGGTTGTTGTGACATGGATGCTTCCCTGGATAGCCGTCTTTTCTACGGATGATCAGCAAACCGCTTTGTCCTGGATCAAGGTAAGCAATCTGGGTCTTATCTTCCTGCCCACCGCGTTCTATCTGTTCACCATGAGTATCGTGAGAACTATCCAGAGGAAGCGCTTGTTTATTTGGATTACCTGCGGTTCTTCGGGGTTGTTTTGTTTGCTTGCGGTCACCACCGATTGGTTTATGAGGGGCCTACAGCGTTACTCTTGGGGCTATTATCCCCAATATGGGCACCTGGGTTCTGTCTATCTGGTCTTTCTTATCGTCGTAATGCTCTTTAGCTACTTTGCTTACCGGAAAGCCTACAAAAAGGCGCCGTCTGTAACCGCACAGAACCGCTTCCGCGACTTCAGCGCCGCATTTGGCATTGCCTGCTTTGGCATGGTTGATTTGTTGCCGGCATGTGGGGTCTCTATTTATCCTGTCGGCTACCTTGCTGTTTTTGGTTTCACTATAATTGCCGCTACAGCCATCCGGCGTTACCGGCTTGTGGATATCGCCACTTCGTTTACGGTGGATCATATTCTGACGACTGTAACCGATGCCTTGATTGTTGTCGATAAGGAGGGTGTGATTCGGGTGGTCAATAAGGCTGCCTGTAATCTTTTGAACAGATCCGCCGACGCAATAGTGGGGATCGCCATAAGTCATTGCAGGCTGGTCTGCATAGCAGTAGAGGGTCTCGAAGCTCTTATCCTGGAGGGAGGTTCTAAGGTCTATGAAGCTTCTTTGCCCGCGGAATCTGGGGGTATATGCGAACTAGGGGTCAGTGCCTCGGTTATGAACGACCACACCGGGAAGCCTGTGGCAGTTATCTACCTGGCGAGGGATATTACGGCGAAGAAAGAGGCGGAGGAGAAGCTGCGGCGGGTGAATTCGGAACTGAGACGCAAGGAGAAGACTCTTGAGGATCTCATCGACGATCTGCGGCGATCTAACGAGGAACTCTGGTCAGCACAATTGGAGTGGATCCGTGCGGCAAAACTGGAGTCTGTTGGGAGGTTGGCGGCGGGTGTTGCTCATGAGATTAAGAATGGCCTTGGGGCAATCGAGATGGGAATGGCGTACTTGGGGCCGCGCGTTGAACCACTTGGGAAGGAAATGACCGAAGTGGTCAAACAGATTGATTTTGCCAGCAAGCAAGTGACCTCCGTAGTCCGGGGACTCTTGGCGTTTTCGTCGCCCCGCGAGCTGGAGGAAACGGCGGAAAACATTAACTTGGTGTTGGAAGAGGCTCTTGGACTGATCGCCCACGAAATCATGCGTGAAAGAGTTCATGTATTGAGAGAGCTTGATAACAATTTGCCGTTGTTCAATATGGACAAGACCCAGGTCGTCCAAGTTTTCATGAATATCTTCCTGAACGCGATTCACGCGATGCCGAAGGAAGGGACACTTAGAATACGTACACTTTCGCGTCAAGGTCAAAAGGATGATAAGCGCCTGGGAAGCTGCCCCGGAGAAGAGCGGAAAGAGGTTGTGGTGGTGGAAGTCGAGGATACGGGAACGGGTGTTCCGGAAGACAAGCTGAACAAGATCTTCGATCCCTTCTTTACCACGAAGCCGGAAGGGAAAGGCACCGGCTTGGGTCTGACAGTATCCCAGACTATCATGGAAACCCACGGTGGGAGTCTGCATATTGCCAATCGAGAAGAGGGTGGGGCGAGGGTGACACTTGTCTTTCCGACCGTGAGAGCGGGGCACAACTGA
- a CDS encoding B12-binding domain-containing radical SAM protein, whose product MRFKRVALVNPPYSPKIFPIPVILPGLGYLAQSLRQAGAEVKVLDANLGKDHPKIVNELAEFDPDMVGISMISYRFRSHGALISSIRERLPEVTLAAGGPHVSSVREEALKQFPELDYAFFLDGEQSLAQLAEGKPEKEIPGLIYRNGSESGVSSNPAQLPKDLDSIPWPRYDDFELDRYGYGMSIVTSRGCPYSCIYCSCNVIGKTYRGRSPESVRDEVDYWYRRGYREFGLQEDNPTFDKGRMHAICDELIRADFKDAVFQAGNGVRADRVDKELLEHMYRAGFRRLAFGIESASDKVLKAMRKGTTLKIEDEAVRMACEAGFFVSLFFLIGTPKETLEDVEMSCKFALKYPVKDVSFYNLVPMPSTELWSYIDKNDLWVRKPEEYLNSPLFPMHSTHPVFVTPELGIEDRRKALKRGWQIRAEVTRRAVAGQLQRFGILGRALAWVYSRNKVRAFENSLLAKPWYRASVGKLRSKVRALFYK is encoded by the coding sequence ATGCGTTTTAAGAGAGTCGCGCTTGTCAATCCGCCTTACTCCCCGAAGATCTTCCCGATCCCCGTTATTCTTCCCGGGCTTGGGTACCTGGCGCAAAGCCTGAGACAGGCCGGCGCTGAGGTTAAGGTCCTGGACGCCAATCTGGGCAAGGATCACCCGAAGATCGTCAATGAGCTCGCCGAGTTTGATCCGGACATGGTGGGGATCTCCATGATCAGCTACCGCTTCCGGTCCCATGGCGCTTTGATTAGCTCGATCCGCGAGCGTTTGCCCGAGGTGACTTTGGCTGCGGGCGGTCCGCATGTGTCTTCGGTCCGGGAAGAGGCCCTGAAACAGTTTCCGGAGTTGGACTACGCATTCTTTTTGGACGGCGAACAGTCTCTGGCGCAATTGGCGGAGGGGAAGCCGGAAAAGGAGATTCCCGGGTTGATCTACCGCAACGGAAGCGAGAGCGGCGTTTCGTCCAATCCGGCCCAGCTGCCCAAGGACTTGGATTCCATTCCCTGGCCCCGCTACGACGACTTTGAGCTGGATCGCTATGGTTACGGCATGAGCATTGTGACCAGCCGGGGATGTCCTTATTCCTGCATTTATTGTTCTTGTAATGTGATCGGCAAGACTTACCGGGGCCGTTCCCCGGAATCCGTGCGCGATGAGGTGGATTACTGGTACCGCAGGGGATACCGTGAATTCGGGCTGCAGGAAGACAATCCTACCTTTGACAAGGGGCGCATGCACGCGATCTGCGACGAACTTATCCGGGCGGATTTCAAGGACGCCGTGTTTCAGGCCGGCAACGGCGTGCGGGCCGACCGCGTGGACAAGGAGCTGCTGGAGCACATGTACCGTGCGGGTTTCCGGCGCCTGGCTTTTGGAATCGAGTCCGCTTCCGACAAGGTGCTCAAGGCAATGCGCAAGGGCACAACCCTAAAGATCGAAGACGAAGCCGTGCGAATGGCTTGCGAGGCGGGCTTTTTTGTCAGTCTTTTCTTCCTGATCGGCACGCCCAAAGAGACCCTTGAAGACGTGGAAATGTCCTGCAAGTTTGCCCTCAAGTATCCTGTGAAGGATGTCTCCTTCTACAACTTGGTTCCCATGCCCTCGACCGAGCTCTGGAGCTACATTGACAAGAATGATCTTTGGGTTCGCAAACCTGAGGAATATCTGAATTCTCCGCTCTTCCCGATGCATTCCACCCACCCCGTCTTTGTTACTCCGGAGCTGGGGATCGAGGACAGGCGCAAGGCCTTGAAAAGGGGATGGCAGATTCGCGCCGAGGTCACCCGCCGTGCGGTGGCCGGGCAATTGCAGCGCTTTGGGATTTTGGGGCGCGCCCTGGCGTGGGTGTACAGCCGCAATAAAGTGCGGGCTTTCGAGAACTCCTTGCTTGCCAAACCGTGGTACCGGGCAAGCGTGGGTAAACTGCGCTCCAAGGTCCGGGCCCTGTTCTACAAGTAG
- a CDS encoding KamA family radical SAM protein, which translates to MPQGSSQGSSVEPNNDPEEPPGLGQRLRSPKVQSLPRNPAVFSFRRVSLVSGAGSPPASRRKAVSWLDSCKRSRGSSIQSALFRKRFFPEAGLAEWNDWRWQMRNRIRTLEGLEQIFTLSESERRVLVERGSMLPLGITPYYAAHLHREDPDDPLRLTVIPREAESLRAPGESDDPLGEDNYSPVPGLVHRYPDRVLLLAHDVCSTYCRYCTRSRMVGHGQISAGQDRLEQACRYIENNPQIRDVLLSGGDPLCLSDDRLESILSRLRQIPHVEFIRLGTKIPAVLPQRITSDLCAMLRRYHPLWMSLHFTHPGECTPESFRACSRLADAGIPLGSQTVLLRGVNNSVPVMKELMHRLLMMRVRPYYLYQCDPISGSSHFRTSVEEGLEIIKGLRGHTTGYAVPTFVIDAPGGGGKIPLQPNYVLDRDRGVLRLQNYEGRTFCYPDQLSDGGLV; encoded by the coding sequence ATGCCCCAGGGCAGCAGTCAGGGAAGTAGTGTAGAACCCAACAACGATCCGGAGGAACCTCCTGGTTTAGGCCAACGCCTCCGATCCCCCAAGGTCCAATCTTTGCCGCGGAATCCCGCGGTTTTCTCATTTAGGCGCGTTTCGCTGGTGTCCGGCGCAGGTTCACCGCCGGCCTCCCGCAGAAAAGCTGTCTCCTGGCTGGATTCCTGCAAGAGAAGCCGCGGATCCAGCATCCAATCCGCACTATTTCGAAAACGATTTTTCCCCGAGGCCGGCCTTGCCGAGTGGAACGACTGGCGCTGGCAGATGCGCAACCGCATCCGTACCTTGGAAGGGTTGGAGCAGATCTTCACCCTTTCCGAATCGGAGCGCAGGGTCTTGGTGGAAAGAGGTTCGATGCTTCCTTTGGGTATTACGCCGTATTATGCCGCGCACTTGCACAGGGAAGATCCTGACGATCCCTTGCGCCTGACGGTTATCCCCCGCGAGGCGGAGTCTTTGCGCGCGCCCGGTGAATCGGACGACCCCTTGGGAGAAGATAACTACAGCCCTGTGCCGGGTCTGGTGCACCGATATCCGGACCGGGTGCTGCTTTTGGCCCATGATGTGTGTTCCACCTATTGCCGGTACTGCACCCGGTCCCGGATGGTCGGGCATGGGCAAATCAGTGCCGGGCAGGACCGGCTGGAACAGGCCTGCCGGTATATAGAAAACAACCCTCAGATCAGAGATGTTTTGCTTTCCGGCGGGGATCCTTTGTGCCTGAGCGATGACCGCCTGGAGTCGATTCTTTCGCGCCTAAGACAAATTCCGCACGTGGAGTTTATTCGCCTGGGCACAAAGATACCGGCTGTCTTGCCTCAACGGATCACCTCTGACCTGTGTGCGATGCTGCGGCGGTACCATCCTCTTTGGATGAGCTTGCATTTCACGCATCCCGGCGAATGCACCCCCGAATCCTTCCGCGCTTGCTCCCGGCTGGCAGATGCGGGCATCCCCTTGGGATCCCAAACCGTGCTTTTGCGGGGAGTCAACAACAGTGTGCCGGTGATGAAGGAGTTGATGCACCGGCTGCTCATGATGCGGGTTCGCCCGTACTACCTGTACCAGTGTGATCCGATCTCCGGCTCCTCCCACTTCCGTACCTCCGTGGAGGAGGGCTTGGAGATTATCAAGGGCTTGCGCGGCCACACCACGGGTTATGCGGTTCCCACATTTGTCATCGATGCTCCGGGCGGCGGAGGCAAGATTCCGTTGCAGCCGAATTATGTCCTAGACCGGGACAGGGGAGTTCTCCGGTTACAAAATTATGAGGGACGCACCTTCTGCTATCCTGATCAGCTCTCCGACGGTGGTCTTGTCTGA
- a CDS encoding D-alanine--D-alanine ligase — MKIGITYDLRDEYLKEGYSEEETAEFDSVETIESIENALKSLGHSVARVGNAKQLLQRLAKGERWDLVFNICEGLRGLGRESVVPGLLELYEIPYTFSDPATMALCLHKGWCKAVLRQAGLPTGDFVAVSGPQDLADADMAFPVFVKPVAEGTGKGISADSRVDNQEALGRECEKIWSSLGQPALVETYLPGREFTVGILGTGPLARVIGTLEVRLRPQAQAHAYSLHNKEHWKDCVEYLKVHPEKDDAGAQAESVALSAWRLLGCRDGGRMDLRCDAAGNPVFIEANPLAGLRPGYSDLPLVCEAAGLPYEDLIAGILDSAMARYCPKGAETRSCA, encoded by the coding sequence TTGAAGATCGGCATCACTTACGACCTCCGGGACGAGTACCTGAAAGAGGGGTATTCGGAAGAGGAAACGGCTGAATTCGATTCCGTGGAAACCATCGAATCCATCGAGAATGCCCTCAAAAGCTTGGGGCACTCTGTTGCTCGAGTGGGAAATGCGAAGCAACTCCTCCAACGCTTGGCCAAGGGGGAACGGTGGGACTTGGTGTTCAACATCTGCGAGGGGCTGCGCGGTTTGGGCCGGGAATCTGTGGTGCCGGGCCTACTGGAGCTGTACGAGATCCCGTATACATTTTCAGATCCTGCCACCATGGCGCTTTGCCTGCACAAAGGATGGTGTAAGGCCGTGCTCCGGCAGGCAGGCTTGCCCACCGGCGATTTTGTTGCGGTGTCCGGTCCGCAAGACTTGGCCGATGCGGACATGGCTTTTCCGGTCTTTGTGAAGCCCGTGGCTGAAGGCACAGGAAAAGGGATTAGCGCAGATTCCAGGGTGGACAATCAGGAAGCCTTGGGCCGGGAGTGTGAAAAGATTTGGTCTTCGCTGGGACAGCCGGCCTTGGTCGAAACGTATTTGCCGGGTCGTGAATTTACCGTGGGTATTTTGGGCACAGGGCCTTTGGCCCGCGTGATCGGGACGCTGGAAGTGCGATTGCGGCCTCAAGCTCAAGCCCACGCCTATTCCCTGCACAACAAAGAACACTGGAAAGACTGTGTGGAATACCTGAAGGTTCATCCGGAGAAGGACGATGCCGGTGCTCAAGCGGAATCGGTGGCTCTTTCGGCCTGGAGATTGTTGGGTTGCCGTGACGGCGGGAGGATGGACTTGCGCTGTGACGCTGCCGGTAATCCGGTTTTTATAGAAGCCAATCCATTGGCGGGTTTGCGGCCCGGGTACTCGGATTTGCCGCTGGTTTGCGAAGCTGCCGGTTTGCCTTATGAGGATTTGATTGCCGGGATCCTGGATTCGGCCATGGCCCGTTATTGCCCCAAGGGTGCAGAAACCCGCTCATGCGCATAG
- a CDS encoding D-alanine--D-alanine ligase, with the protein MRIAILHQSVLPDAPPEELDVLVQVEEVCRALSRLGHEPLVFACSLNLQQVKEFLQAANPDRVFNLVESLGGSDALVTAVPCLLESLHLPYTGSSAAAIAQSTHKLTAKRLLRASGLATPDWVEWGQANPEALRSPFVVKAIWEHASFVLDDNSVALGAGAEDPAQWIARKMTQTGRPFFAERYIEGREFNVSVLGGDKAEVLPAAEIRFRDFPPGKPRVVGYRAKWEPDSLECLRTVRCFEFPDEDRALIERLGFSSLRAWEVFGLSGWARVDFRVDEKGQPWILEVNCNPCLSPDAGFVAACQRAGILFDTVCERILSDCAGTGKGEKVRFSQGLVEGSEF; encoded by the coding sequence ATGCGCATAGCGATTTTGCACCAATCTGTCTTACCTGATGCCCCTCCTGAAGAACTGGATGTCTTAGTCCAGGTGGAGGAAGTTTGCCGTGCTTTGAGCCGCTTAGGACATGAGCCTCTGGTCTTCGCTTGTTCGCTGAACCTGCAACAGGTCAAGGAATTCCTCCAAGCGGCAAATCCCGACAGAGTCTTCAATTTGGTCGAGTCTCTGGGCGGCTCCGATGCATTGGTAACGGCAGTTCCCTGTTTGCTGGAGTCTCTCCATCTTCCCTACACCGGCTCCTCTGCTGCGGCCATTGCGCAAAGCACCCATAAACTGACGGCAAAGAGATTGCTGAGGGCGAGCGGGCTTGCCACTCCCGACTGGGTTGAGTGGGGCCAAGCGAATCCCGAAGCTTTGAGGTCCCCATTCGTGGTTAAGGCGATTTGGGAACACGCTTCCTTTGTGCTGGATGATAATTCCGTGGCCTTGGGGGCCGGCGCAGAGGATCCTGCCCAGTGGATCGCGCGCAAAATGACACAAACAGGCCGGCCGTTTTTTGCCGAAAGGTACATCGAAGGCCGGGAATTCAATGTGTCGGTTTTGGGCGGGGATAAGGCGGAGGTCTTGCCCGCGGCCGAGATCCGCTTTCGGGATTTTCCGCCGGGGAAACCGCGTGTGGTGGGTTACCGGGCCAAGTGGGAGCCGGATTCTTTGGAGTGCTTGCGGACCGTGCGTTGCTTTGAGTTTCCCGATGAGGATCGAGCTTTGATTGAGAGACTTGGGTTTTCTTCTCTTCGTGCGTGGGAAGTCTTCGGCTTGAGCGGCTGGGCCCGGGTGGATTTTAGGGTGGATGAAAAGGGGCAACCCTGGATACTGGAGGTGAACTGCAATCCTTGTCTGAGTCCTGACGCGGGGTTTGTGGCAGCTTGCCAAAGGGCCGGCATTCTGTTTGATACGGTTTGCGAGAGAATCTTGTCGGATTGTGCCGGAACCGGCAAAGGGGAAAAAGTGCGGTTTTCTCAGGGTTTGGTGGAAGGATCGGAGTTCTGA
- a CDS encoding GNAT family N-acetyltransferase, with protein MKVSNIQFRDQLRAEDIGSVENILRSTGFFNEEEVRVACGLLEESLPAEKESGYLFLFADSEERTLGYACYGQIPCTQGSYDLYWIAVAEEARGKGIGKRLLEGVEQRVEAAGGRKLYIETSGKPLYEPTRAFYERCGYKVCAVLEDFYAPGDAKVLFERGIHS; from the coding sequence ATGAAAGTCTCAAATATTCAATTTAGGGATCAATTGCGCGCAGAGGACATCGGCAGTGTTGAAAATATCTTGCGCTCAACGGGCTTTTTCAACGAGGAAGAAGTCCGCGTGGCTTGCGGGCTTTTGGAAGAGAGTCTCCCGGCTGAAAAGGAATCCGGCTATTTGTTTTTGTTTGCCGACTCGGAAGAGCGCACTCTCGGCTACGCTTGCTATGGGCAGATCCCTTGCACCCAAGGCAGTTACGATCTGTATTGGATCGCGGTTGCCGAAGAGGCGCGCGGCAAGGGGATTGGAAAGAGACTTCTGGAGGGGGTGGAACAGCGTGTCGAGGCTGCGGGGGGACGGAAACTGTACATCGAAACTTCGGGCAAACCCCTTTATGAACCGACGCGGGCTTTTTACGAACGCTGCGGCTATAAGGTCTGCGCCGTGCTCGAGGATTTCTATGCGCCCGGAGACGCCAAAGTGCTCTTCGAGCGGGGGATCCATTCCTGA
- the mscL gene encoding large conductance mechanosensitive channel protein MscL, with protein sequence MLQEFKEFAVRGNVVDMAVGILIGAAFSKVVNSLVQDVILPPIGFVTKRINFSDLYLNLSGGEYDSLAAAKAAGAATINYGNFLDSILGFLIVAAAVFFLVKQINRLRRKEDTESVSPTQKSCPYCFTSISIQATRCPQCTSTLAAPKES encoded by the coding sequence ATTCTTCAGGAATTCAAAGAGTTTGCGGTGCGCGGCAATGTGGTGGACATGGCCGTGGGTATCCTCATAGGGGCGGCCTTCAGCAAGGTTGTCAACTCGCTTGTGCAAGATGTGATTTTGCCTCCGATCGGGTTTGTTACCAAGAGGATTAATTTTTCCGATCTCTATCTCAATCTCTCCGGCGGGGAATATGATTCTCTGGCCGCGGCCAAGGCGGCCGGGGCCGCTACCATCAATTACGGAAATTTTCTCGATTCGATTCTGGGCTTCCTCATTGTGGCTGCGGCGGTGTTCTTTCTGGTCAAACAGATCAACCGTTTGCGCCGGAAAGAGGATACGGAATCCGTCTCTCCCACCCAAAAATCCTGTCCCTACTGCTTTACGAGCATCTCGATCCAGGCAACCCGCTGTCCCCAGTGTACCTCCACTTTGGCGGCGCCCAAGGAATCCTGA
- a CDS encoding Na/Pi cotransporter family protein, giving the protein MDPLHAPSTLELGALLTGLAGGLALFLFGMRRLVEALKAVAGGRMKRILSRLTTNRFSGLAAGLLVTSVIQSSSLTTVLVVGFITAGLMTSLQAVGVILGAGIGTTVTVQIIAFKVTHYGLILIAVGFFVELVARGERSKYCGAMLMGLGLIFFGMDLMSQATYPLRGYAPFIELMKGMQTVGWGVLWGAVFTGIIQSSAATIGLAIVLASQGFLNLEASIALVFGANIGTCVTALLAAIEKPRPAVRAAMVHILIKILGVLLWIAFVPQMAEFVRSISPAAVQLEGAARLSAELPRQIANAHTLFNLVNAAVFIWFVRPLDWLAGLLVPRGVGKEELRIKPEHLQKVFLEEPDLALDQVRLELNRLGLMALGMVRISYTPVLQGSTEDMSHLKQLDKDVDALHAQIISYLGQLSMKKLVPPQPKKIYLYIATANYIENIGDVVQTNLVGVGKNRLARGVEVSPATQAILEDLYVRVCEAGELTLKALLHSDPQEARRVRLLKREFKKRYFAAQDHLADRLVAEEEKRLSTFRIENDLIDSYVRIHALFRRIASVVEEVGHLD; this is encoded by the coding sequence ATGGACCCGCTTCATGCGCCATCGACCCTTGAACTTGGAGCACTGTTGACCGGCCTGGCCGGCGGCCTGGCGCTCTTTTTATTCGGAATGCGCCGTCTGGTTGAGGCGCTCAAGGCCGTGGCCGGCGGCCGCATGAAAAGGATCCTCAGCCGGCTCACCACCAATCGCTTCAGCGGGCTGGCTGCAGGCCTCCTCGTGACCTCCGTCATTCAATCCTCTTCCTTAACCACAGTCCTTGTGGTGGGCTTCATCACAGCGGGCCTGATGACTTCCTTGCAGGCCGTGGGCGTCATTTTGGGTGCAGGCATCGGCACAACAGTGACGGTTCAGATCATCGCGTTTAAGGTGACTCATTACGGCCTCATCCTGATTGCGGTGGGTTTCTTTGTGGAGCTGGTGGCCCGGGGGGAGCGTTCCAAGTACTGCGGAGCCATGCTCATGGGACTGGGGCTCATCTTTTTCGGCATGGATTTGATGAGCCAGGCCACCTATCCTTTGCGCGGCTACGCCCCCTTTATCGAGCTCATGAAAGGGATGCAGACTGTGGGGTGGGGGGTACTTTGGGGCGCCGTTTTTACAGGCATCATCCAGAGCTCTGCTGCCACGATAGGATTGGCCATTGTATTGGCGAGCCAGGGGTTTCTCAATCTTGAAGCGAGTATTGCCTTGGTTTTCGGAGCAAATATCGGAACTTGCGTTACGGCCTTGTTGGCCGCCATTGAAAAACCCCGTCCTGCAGTCAGGGCGGCCATGGTGCATATCCTTATCAAGATTCTGGGCGTGTTGCTTTGGATAGCCTTTGTGCCTCAAATGGCGGAATTTGTGCGAAGCATCTCACCTGCGGCGGTTCAGTTGGAAGGCGCTGCCAGGCTCAGCGCGGAGTTGCCCCGCCAAATTGCCAATGCGCATACCCTCTTCAACTTGGTCAATGCCGCTGTGTTCATTTGGTTTGTGCGCCCCTTGGATTGGTTGGCGGGGCTTCTGGTTCCCCGCGGGGTGGGCAAAGAGGAACTGCGCATCAAGCCGGAGCATCTTCAGAAGGTGTTTTTGGAGGAGCCGGACCTGGCCCTGGACCAGGTCCGATTGGAGCTCAACCGTCTGGGTCTGATGGCCCTCGGGATGGTTCGTATTTCCTACACTCCGGTCTTGCAGGGATCGACGGAGGACATGAGCCATCTCAAGCAACTGGACAAGGATGTGGATGCGCTGCACGCTCAGATCATTTCCTATCTGGGACAGCTTTCCATGAAAAAGCTCGTGCCACCTCAACCCAAGAAGATTTACCTCTATATTGCGACCGCCAACTACATCGAAAATATCGGGGATGTGGTGCAGACCAATCTGGTGGGAGTGGGCAAGAACCGGCTGGCCAGGGGAGTGGAAGTGAGCCCCGCCACTCAGGCGATCCTGGAGGACCTGTACGTCCGGGTTTGCGAAGCCGGGGAACTCACCCTGAAGGCGTTATTACATTCCGATCCACAGGAAGCGCGGCGAGTCCGTCTCCTCAAGAGGGAGTTCAAGAAACGCTATTTTGCGGCCCAAGACCACCTGGCCGATCGCCTTGTGGCTGAGGAGGAGAAGCGGCTTTCCACCTTCCGCATAGAAAACGACCTCATTGACAGCTATGTCCGCATCCATGCCTTGTTTCGCCGCATTGCCAGTGTGGTGGAGGAGGTTGGGCACTTGGACTAA